A part of Marinobacter psychrophilus genomic DNA contains:
- a CDS encoding adenine phosphoribosyltransferase: MDYFSQSIKQAIRTVPDWPKPGVTFRDITTVLQNKTAFRKLIDAFVHRYHDQHIDAIAAVDARGFIIGSALAYELNASLVLIRKKGKLPFDTLVEDYELEYGTASVELHKDALKPGDKVVLVDDLIATGGTMLAASRLIRRIGAEIVEVAAMIDLPDLGGSDKLRAEGLTVYTVCSFEGE; this comes from the coding sequence ATGGATTACTTTTCCCAGAGCATCAAGCAGGCTATCCGCACAGTTCCGGACTGGCCGAAGCCCGGTGTCACTTTCCGCGACATCACGACGGTGCTGCAGAACAAAACCGCGTTTCGCAAACTGATTGATGCTTTTGTACATCGCTACCACGATCAGCATATAGACGCGATTGCTGCGGTAGATGCCCGTGGATTTATCATTGGCTCTGCTCTGGCGTATGAACTGAACGCCTCGTTGGTGCTGATTCGCAAGAAAGGCAAGCTGCCGTTTGACACCTTAGTGGAAGACTACGAACTGGAATACGGCACCGCCTCGGTGGAGTTGCACAAAGACGCCCTCAAACCCGGCGACAAAGTGGTGCTGGTCGATGATCTGATCGCCACCGGTGGCACCATGCTGGCTGCCTCCCGGTTGATTCGCCGGATTGGCGCCGAAATTGTAGAAGTCGCGGCGATGATTGATCTGCCCGACCTGGGCGGTTCTGACAAGCTGCGTGCCGAAGGCTTAACGGTTTATACTGTATGCTCATTCGAGGGAGAATAA
- a CDS encoding fumarylacetoacetate hydrolase family protein — translation MNYQHHWHDATPIHLPLGKIVCIGRNYAEHAKELNNPIPTEPLLFIKPATAAVHLTRPLDFPRDQGAVHFETELAVLIGKPLTNASASDAEEAILGYGLALDLTLRDLQSQLKKQGHPWERAKGFDRACPLTPFVPASDLDKRCLHFSLDIDGERQQSGDTADMLFPVAPLIAHISTQFSLLPGDVILTGTPKGVGPLQSGQILQLTLEDRLSVSTRVV, via the coding sequence GTGAATTATCAGCACCATTGGCACGATGCCACGCCTATTCATTTGCCACTGGGCAAAATTGTCTGCATCGGCCGTAACTATGCCGAGCACGCCAAAGAACTGAACAACCCGATCCCGACCGAGCCTCTGCTGTTCATAAAGCCCGCCACCGCCGCGGTACACCTGACCAGGCCTCTGGACTTCCCGCGGGATCAAGGCGCCGTACACTTTGAAACCGAATTAGCCGTGCTGATTGGCAAACCCCTGACGAACGCCTCTGCCAGCGATGCAGAAGAGGCGATACTGGGTTATGGCCTGGCGCTGGATTTAACCCTCCGTGACCTGCAAAGCCAACTGAAAAAGCAGGGGCACCCATGGGAGCGGGCTAAAGGTTTTGATCGTGCCTGCCCACTCACGCCGTTCGTTCCGGCCAGCGATCTGGACAAGCGCTGCCTGCACTTCAGCCTGGATATCGACGGCGAGCGCCAGCAAAGCGGCGACACCGCCGACATGCTGTTTCCGGTGGCGCCTTTGATTGCCCACATCAGTACACAGTTCTCTCTGTTACCCGGGGATGTAATACTGACCGGCACGCCCAAAGGTGTCGGGCCACTGCAATCCGGACAAATCCTGCAACTGACGCTGGAAGATCGTCTATCGGTGTCGACCAGAGTGGTTTAA
- a CDS encoding NCS2 family permease, which translates to MLERLFKLKAHGTNVRKEVVAGITTFLTMAYIIVVNPSILSSTGMDFGAVFVATCLAAVVGTLIMGLWANYPIALAPGMGLNAFFSFTVVGSMGYTWQVALGAVFLSGLIFFALSIFKVREWIINSIPLSLRFGISAGIGFFLALIALKNAGIVVDNPATLVGMGDVKAAESLLFFSGFILICALSFRRVTGAVMIGIIAVTLVALATGMIEYNGLFSAPPSLAPTFMQLDLAGAFNVGMISVIFAFLFVDLFDTSGTLIGAAQRGGLLDENGKLPRLGRALMSDSVATMSGAVLGTSTTTSYVESTAGIAAGGRTGLTAVVVAGLFAACLVLAPLASIVPAYATAPALLYVAVLMASSLKLIDWDDVTDAAPAVVTALMMPLTFSIANGIALGFVTYAVLKALSGRWSDLNLSVVVIALVFILKFIFLDVA; encoded by the coding sequence ATGCTCGAACGATTGTTTAAACTCAAGGCCCACGGCACCAACGTTCGTAAAGAAGTCGTTGCCGGTATTACCACCTTTTTAACCATGGCCTACATTATCGTGGTTAACCCCAGCATTCTGTCATCCACCGGTATGGATTTTGGCGCGGTGTTCGTAGCCACCTGCCTGGCGGCGGTTGTTGGCACGCTGATTATGGGCCTGTGGGCCAACTACCCAATTGCCCTTGCACCGGGGATGGGCCTGAACGCGTTTTTCTCGTTCACCGTGGTTGGCAGTATGGGATACACCTGGCAGGTGGCTCTTGGCGCTGTGTTTCTGTCGGGTTTGATATTCTTTGCGCTGAGTATTTTTAAAGTGCGGGAGTGGATTATCAACTCCATACCGTTGTCCTTGCGCTTTGGCATTTCTGCCGGTATCGGTTTCTTTCTGGCGTTGATTGCCCTGAAAAATGCCGGCATTGTGGTCGACAACCCAGCCACCCTGGTGGGTATGGGCGACGTCAAAGCAGCCGAGAGCCTGCTGTTTTTTAGCGGTTTTATTTTAATTTGCGCGCTGTCGTTCCGCCGCGTTACTGGCGCGGTGATGATCGGCATTATTGCCGTAACCCTGGTAGCGCTGGCCACTGGCATGATTGAATACAATGGCCTGTTTTCAGCACCGCCCAGCCTGGCCCCCACCTTTATGCAGCTAGACCTCGCCGGCGCGTTTAACGTCGGCATGATCAGCGTTATTTTTGCCTTTCTGTTTGTTGACCTGTTTGACACTTCTGGCACCCTGATCGGCGCCGCCCAACGTGGTGGCCTGCTGGACGAAAATGGCAAACTGCCACGCTTGGGCCGCGCGCTCATGTCAGACTCCGTGGCCACCATGTCGGGTGCTGTTCTTGGCACATCTACCACCACCAGCTATGTGGAATCCACCGCCGGTATTGCCGCGGGTGGTCGCACCGGCCTGACGGCGGTGGTTGTCGCCGGCCTTTTCGCCGCGTGCCTGGTGCTGGCGCCCCTTGCCAGCATCGTCCCCGCCTACGCCACCGCTCCGGCGCTGTTGTACGTGGCCGTGCTGATGGCCAGTAGCCTGAAACTGATCGACTGGGACGATGTGACCGATGCCGCACCAGCGGTTGTCACCGCGCTGATGATGCCGCTGACGTTCTCGATTGCTAACGGCATCGCTCTGGGCTTTGTCACCTACGCGGTACTGAAAGCCCTGAGCGGTCGTTGGTCTGATCTCAATCTGAGCGTGGTCGTTATCGCTCTGGTGTTTATTCTTAAATTCATTTTCCTGGATGTCGCGTAA